From Crassostrea angulata isolate pt1a10 unplaced genomic scaffold, ASM2561291v2 HiC_scaffold_56, whole genome shotgun sequence, a single genomic window includes:
- the LOC128168826 gene encoding KN motif and ankyrin repeat domain-containing protein 4-like, which translates to MAGKTHASFLVFCTIILIFSSLNECRSLPGYKFPVYTTDLCPQNQVEWSKRSSFLNCNESSYMCLPNEHFTELLEFCYNANRVHITPSTCMYLNGGNSVLNGYNCSRFKHGCPNSSYFTDEVYKYQSCLSIGKGYFLAERPCYSNSSADSDTNANTKERCKQHYNTLSEERSDVVWIVAVTLLCVMTAICAIFHWIRKPRIRLASTLKVNGRDRSNVTLNQDETTTFIAKADQNNDAVNTADKPLQTNVTEECYHTDKRRVSGKDTSSTITSIDSGISIYKGLSPLHIACARGHYDTVRQLIKKNADINACDSDGKSSLYLACEYGHVSVVELLLSGDTDVNLCDIDGASPLFIASQHGHDVIVNLLINHGADVNNKTKNFKE; encoded by the exons ATGGCAGGGAAGACACATGCTTCCTTTTTGGTCTTTTGTacaatcattttgattttttcttcactGAATGAATGT AGATCTTTACCCGGCTACAAGTTCCCGGTCTATACAACTGACCTTTGTCCTCAAAACCAGGTGGAGTGGAGTAAACGGTCGTCTTTTCTCAATTGCAATGAAAGTAGCTACATGTGTCTTCCAAATGAACATTTCACAGAGCTACTGGAGTTCTGCTACAACGCAAATAGAGTACACATTACTCCAA gtacatgcatgtatttgaaCGGTGGGAATTCAGTGTTGAATGGCTACAACTGCTCCAGATTCAAACACGGATGTCCGAATTCGTCTTATTTCACCGATGAAGTATATAAAT ATCAGAGTTGTTTGTCAATTGGAAAGGGGTATTTTTTGGCTGAACGACCTTGTTACAG tAACTCATCAGCGGATTCCGACACTAATGCGAATACTAAAGAGAGGTGTAAACAACACTACAACACATTATCTGAAGAACGGAGTGACGTTGTCTGGATAGTAGCTGTAACACTACTGTGTGTAATGACAGCTATCTGTGCCATATTTCATTGGATAAGAAAAC caCGCATCCGTTTAGCATCTACATTGAAAGTAAATGGCAGAGATAGAAGTAACGTTACATTGAATCAAGATGAGACTACAACTTTTATAGCGAAAGCAGATCAAAATAACGATGCAGTAAATACAGCCG ATAAACCACTGCAAACCAATGTAACAGAAGAATGTTATCACACAGATAAAAGAAGAGTATCGGGTAAAGATACTAGCAGTACAATCACTTCAATAGATAGCGGCATAAGCATCTACAAAGGATTAAGCCCGCTTCATATAGCTTGTGCGAGAGGGCACTATGACACTGTACgtcaattaataaaaaagaatgctGATATCAATGCCTGTGATAGCGATGGCAAAAGTTCCCTGTATTTGGCGTGTGAATATGGACATGTCAGTGTTGTTGAACTTTTATTGAGTGGCGACACGGATGTCAATCTTTGTGACATTGACGGTGCCAGTCCATTATTTATAGCCAGTCAGCATGGACATGACGTCATAGTGAATTTGTTAATAAATCATGGCGCCGATGTTAATAATAAAACTAAGAATTTCAAAGAATAG